A window of Terriglobus sp. RCC_193 contains these coding sequences:
- the larB gene encoding nickel pincer cofactor biosynthesis protein LarB, with protein MQRDTLLQLLRQLEAGYITAEQTADKLASLPFEDLEFAKVDHHRSLRSGLPEVVFAAGKTSEETAAILARIHANGTPALATRADAAAFEATQKLIPDAKYHARARCITCGDGAKKSGGRVAVICAGTSDLNVAEEAAITADFFGATVSRFTDVGVAGLHRLLAHLNAIREADAVICCAGMEGALPSVVGGLVAVPVIAVPTSVGYGAAFGGVAALLGMLNSCSPNITVTNIDNGFGAGYVATLYANRTGR; from the coding sequence ATGCAGCGTGACACCCTTCTGCAACTTCTGCGGCAACTGGAAGCGGGCTACATTACCGCAGAGCAGACCGCGGACAAGTTAGCTTCGTTACCTTTCGAAGACCTTGAGTTTGCCAAGGTCGATCATCATCGTTCCCTGCGTAGTGGTCTACCGGAAGTGGTGTTTGCTGCGGGAAAAACTTCGGAAGAAACGGCCGCTATTCTTGCGCGCATTCATGCGAACGGCACGCCCGCATTGGCTACTCGCGCGGACGCTGCTGCGTTTGAAGCGACGCAGAAGCTGATTCCCGATGCGAAGTACCATGCACGCGCACGCTGCATTACTTGTGGCGATGGCGCGAAGAAGAGCGGTGGTCGTGTTGCCGTGATCTGTGCGGGCACGAGCGATCTGAATGTTGCGGAAGAAGCCGCCATCACCGCGGATTTCTTTGGTGCAACGGTTTCGCGATTCACGGATGTGGGTGTTGCGGGACTGCATCGGCTGCTTGCGCATCTGAATGCAATTCGTGAAGCGGATGCGGTGATTTGTTGTGCTGGCATGGAAGGTGCTTTGCCTTCGGTTGTTGGTGGGCTTGTTGCCGTGCCGGTGATCGCCGTGCCAACGAGCGTTGGTTATGGTGCAGCCTTTGGCGGCGTGGCGGCGCTGCTGGGTATGTTGAACAGTTGTTCGCCCAATATCACCGTCACCAATATCGACAACGGCTTCGGCGCCGGTTACGTGGCTACATTGTACGCAAACCGCACCGGGCGCTGA